A single genomic interval of Sulfitobacter pacificus harbors:
- a CDS encoding 3-carboxy-cis,cis-muconate cycloisomerase — protein MISVFEHPWLGGLFGDDEAAALWSPEAQLDHFRAFEAALARALEQSGLVPSGHGAAAASVIETADIDLQGLARGTGTDGLPIPNLVKQLRAVAGDYRAAVHTGATSQDVMDTALSLTLKTLTDLLQLRLKELDATLGGLTQTQGTNALMGRTRMQAALPITVADRLASWRQPLASHVAALEGLRPQVERLQLGGAVGTRGDFGEAGPQIAAQIAKELTLIDGPVWHTDRSGVAAYAGCLSLITGSLGKIGQDVALMAQQGIDDVTLTVGGGSSAMPHKSNPVLAELLMTLARFNATQLSGVHHALVHEQERSGAAWMLEWMILPQMSVTTARALTASQALCAQIRAVGKA, from the coding sequence ATGATCTCGGTGTTCGAACACCCATGGCTGGGTGGGCTGTTTGGGGATGACGAGGCTGCCGCCCTCTGGTCGCCAGAGGCGCAATTGGATCATTTCCGCGCATTCGAAGCGGCCCTCGCACGTGCGCTGGAGCAGAGCGGACTGGTTCCGTCAGGGCACGGAGCGGCGGCGGCCTCGGTCATCGAGACCGCAGATATCGACCTGCAAGGCCTCGCACGGGGTACTGGTACCGATGGCTTGCCAATCCCAAATCTGGTCAAGCAACTGCGCGCTGTGGCAGGCGATTATCGTGCCGCCGTTCACACCGGAGCCACCTCGCAGGATGTCATGGATACCGCGCTCTCGCTAACGCTAAAAACCTTGACCGACCTGTTGCAACTCCGGTTGAAAGAGCTCGATGCAACGCTTGGCGGACTGACTCAAACCCAAGGCACAAACGCCCTGATGGGCCGCACTCGTATGCAGGCTGCCCTGCCCATCACCGTCGCGGATCGCCTTGCGTCCTGGCGGCAACCGCTGGCATCCCATGTCGCCGCTCTGGAGGGCTTGCGGCCACAAGTTGAGCGATTGCAGCTTGGTGGCGCAGTCGGAACGCGTGGCGATTTCGGTGAAGCGGGGCCACAAATTGCCGCGCAGATCGCAAAGGAACTTACGCTTATCGATGGCCCTGTGTGGCACACGGACCGCTCGGGCGTTGCGGCCTATGCCGGTTGCCTGTCGCTGATCACTGGCAGCCTTGGCAAGATCGGACAGGACGTGGCGCTGATGGCGCAACAGGGCATCGACGATGTCACGCTGACGGTAGGCGGTGGCTCCTCGGCCATGCCGCATAAGTCCAATCCAGTTCTGGCAGAGCTTCTGATGACGCTGGCGCGTTTCAACGCGACCCAGCTTTCAGGGGTGCATCACGCGCTGGTGCATGAACAGGAACGCTCCGGTGCGGCATGGATGCTCGAATGGATGATCTTGCCGCAGATGTCTGTAACAACCGCCCGCGCGCTCACAGCCTCACAGGCATTATGCGCGCAAATCAGAGCTGTTGGGAAGGCATGA
- a CDS encoding DUF3768 domain-containing protein: protein MTTTLDLDPVREAALIAAQNDAFRRSILGTTPVADASQGQFVMTRGVAALGINAQLELTRRVAAFDRFNADSDPQGWHEMGVIEFEDTTVWFKIDLYDVDYPYGSPEPSDPEQTRRVLTLLLPSEY, encoded by the coding sequence ATGACCACCACACTCGACCTCGATCCCGTTCGGGAAGCCGCACTCATCGCCGCCCAGAATGACGCGTTTCGCCGCTCCATCCTCGGCACTACCCCGGTCGCCGATGCCTCGCAGGGCCAGTTCGTGATGACACGTGGAGTCGCGGCGCTTGGGATCAATGCGCAACTGGAATTGACCCGACGTGTCGCCGCCTTCGACAGGTTCAATGCCGACAGTGATCCGCAGGGATGGCACGAGATGGGCGTCATCGAGTTTGAGGACACGACGGTCTGGTTCAAGATCGACTTGTATGACGTCGATTATCCGTACGGTTCGCCCGAGCCCTCCGATCCCGAACAGACGCGTCGCGTGCTGACCCTGCTTCTCCCGTCGGAGTACTGA
- the pcaD gene encoding 3-oxoadipate enol-lactonase, whose product MSDFLTIQGRVHHFDLRPGTARVPIVFVNSLGTDLRIWDRVIAALPAEWTVLTYDKSGHGLSQGGARTMEEFASDLAALMEANSLEGAMVCGVSVGGMIAQALAASRSDLVAGLVLCNTAHRIGTPESWEERIAALDTTGLEAMADGIIERWFSPTFRRDHPQATAGYRMMLARTPLAGYRAVCAAIRDADLTEATQRLTCPTLCVAGTDDRATPPDLVQALSQLIPTAGFTCYDNVGHLPCIEAPDRLARDIQTHMAALP is encoded by the coding sequence ATGTCTGACTTTCTGACGATCCAGGGCCGCGTGCACCATTTCGACCTGCGCCCAGGGACCGCGCGCGTGCCGATCGTGTTTGTCAACTCGCTTGGCACCGATCTGCGCATCTGGGACCGCGTGATTGCCGCCCTCCCTGCAGAGTGGACCGTTCTGACCTATGACAAATCCGGGCATGGCCTGTCTCAGGGCGGCGCGCGAACCATGGAAGAATTCGCATCCGATCTTGCGGCACTGATGGAAGCAAATTCTCTTGAAGGCGCAATGGTCTGCGGTGTGTCTGTGGGTGGCATGATCGCACAGGCGTTGGCAGCGTCCCGGTCGGACCTGGTCGCTGGATTGGTGCTCTGCAACACCGCACATCGGATCGGCACGCCAGAGAGTTGGGAGGAGAGGATCGCCGCGCTGGACACCACCGGCCTGGAGGCGATGGCTGACGGCATCATCGAACGCTGGTTCTCGCCAACCTTCCGCCGCGATCATCCGCAGGCGACAGCCGGGTACCGGATGATGCTGGCCCGCACCCCGTTGGCAGGCTATCGCGCGGTCTGTGCGGCCATCCGGGACGCGGACCTCACGGAGGCGACGCAGCGCCTCACCTGTCCGACGCTCTGCGTCGCGGGGACTGACGATCGGGCAACCCCGCCCGATCTCGTTCAGGCATTGTCGCAGCTTATCCCCACTGCAGGTTTCACCTGCTACGACAATGTGGGCCACCTGCCCTGCATTGAGGCCCCTGATAGGCTCGCACGGGACATCCAGACCCATATGGCGGCCCTGCCATGA
- a CDS encoding CoA transferase subunit A, translating to MKKVYATASEALDGLLRDDMLIAAGGFGLCGIPELLLEAIKESGVKDLTFASNNAGVDDFGIGILLQTRQVRKMISSYVGENAEFMRQYLSGELELEFNPQGTLAERMRAGGCGIPGFYTKTGVGTVIAEGKEVKTWGGEDYILEEGIFADLSIVKAWKADDTGNLVFRKTARNFNPPAAMCGRVCVAEVEEIVPRGSLDPDNIHLPGIYVHRIVQGAHEKRIEQRTTRKREDA from the coding sequence ATGAAGAAAGTCTACGCCACCGCATCCGAGGCCCTCGACGGGCTTTTGCGCGATGACATGCTGATTGCCGCTGGGGGCTTTGGCCTTTGTGGCATCCCCGAACTGCTGTTGGAGGCCATCAAGGAGAGCGGCGTGAAGGATCTCACCTTCGCCTCCAACAACGCTGGCGTCGACGATTTCGGGATCGGAATCCTTTTGCAGACCCGACAAGTCAGGAAGATGATCTCTTCCTATGTCGGCGAGAACGCCGAGTTCATGCGCCAATACCTCAGCGGCGAGCTGGAGCTTGAGTTCAACCCGCAGGGCACCCTGGCCGAGCGCATGCGTGCTGGCGGTTGCGGCATCCCTGGCTTCTACACCAAGACCGGTGTCGGCACCGTGATCGCCGAAGGCAAGGAAGTAAAAACCTGGGGCGGCGAGGACTACATCCTTGAGGAAGGCATTTTTGCCGACCTTTCGATCGTCAAAGCATGGAAGGCCGACGACACCGGCAACCTCGTCTTCCGCAAGACCGCGCGCAACTTCAATCCGCCGGCCGCCATGTGCGGACGTGTCTGTGTCGCAGAGGTGGAAGAGATCGTGCCGCGCGGCAGCCTCGACCCCGACAATATCCACCTGCCCGGTATCTATGTGCACCGGATCGTGCAGGGCGCGCATGAAAAACGCATCGAACAACGAACCACGCGCAAGCGGGAGGACGCATAA
- a CDS encoding CoA transferase subunit B has product MQSEVKGWDRNQMAARAAQELEDGMYVNLGIGIPTLVANYVGDKDITLQSENGMLGMGPFPFEGEEDPDLINAGKQTITELARTSYFDSATSFGMIRGGKIAAAVLGAMEVAENGDLANWMIPGKLVKGMGGAMDLVAGVGRVIVVMDHTNKHGESKVLKECTLPLTGKGVVDLIITNLGVLEVEHKGLHIVELAPGVTREDMIAATEATIV; this is encoded by the coding sequence ATGCAGAGTGAAGTCAAAGGTTGGGACCGCAACCAGATGGCCGCCCGTGCGGCTCAGGAACTCGAAGACGGAATGTATGTGAATCTCGGCATCGGCATCCCGACGCTGGTCGCCAATTACGTCGGCGACAAGGACATCACTCTTCAGTCAGAAAACGGCATGCTGGGCATGGGCCCCTTCCCCTTTGAGGGCGAGGAAGACCCCGATCTGATCAACGCTGGCAAACAGACCATCACCGAACTGGCGCGCACGTCCTATTTCGACAGTGCGACCTCCTTCGGCATGATCCGCGGCGGCAAGATCGCGGCGGCCGTGCTGGGTGCCATGGAAGTGGCCGAAAACGGCGACCTGGCGAACTGGATGATCCCCGGAAAGCTGGTCAAGGGCATGGGCGGCGCCATGGATCTTGTCGCAGGCGTAGGCCGCGTCATCGTCGTGATGGACCACACCAACAAACATGGCGAGTCAAAGGTGCTCAAGGAATGTACCCTGCCCCTCACCGGAAAAGGTGTCGTCGATCTGATCATCACGAATCTTGGAGTCCTCGAGGTGGAGCACAAGGGCCTTCACATCGTCGAACTCGCCCCCGGCGTGACTCGCGAAGACATGATCGCAGCGACCGAGGCAACCATTGTCTGA
- a CDS encoding ParB/RepB/Spo0J family partition protein, with protein MAKTATRPKPANSKKTNAAGPATPDGAADIRMIPLNQLEPSPLNVRKVAASASDDAELLASIRETGIKQNLVVHALSETRFAVDAGGRRLKALKQLADHGVIPADHPVPCLVEDERNAVLTSATENLQRAAMHPADQFEAFDKMIGEGRSEDEIALKFGVSVDLVRRRLKLARVAPEIIEQFRAGDLTLECVMAFTLTDDHDRQLAVWNVVKGGYHIHPQSIKRQLTESAHSANSALGRFVGIEAYEAAGGVLLRDLFDDRASAHMENPDLLERLAIEKLQTAAKPFETAWKWVEVHLSVDYGAFRSFGRVYPQDVEPDPDLLAEEERLIAREEELAAQNDGEDWTDAETEEYYAIEPRLREIEALQRERLPYADEDRAIAGVVLTIGHDGALRVEKGLVRPEDIPAAPEPDETTADADGAPSPARPHVTPPTSSTPVPSSDPAATLRKADGISASLADDLRATRQHILRAHLAADFEVAFDAMLYALCEQALGRSYNNEALDISIRPFQAQNREVLHADTVAQKMLEALEQDLATDWMKLEKPKDFQAMSALPIADKQALFAWAAGLAVKPQLSSDNRPSPIIEEFGARLDVDVAACWRPTAQNYWGRVNKGHAVATARKLIGDDYAEDRNRERKGDIAAAMERAFAETAGETEGFEAATAAKTTRWLPEGMVFAGATEAEAKMIGDASEAEEDDVPAADGLAEAENDEPSSLPAFLSGDAA; from the coding sequence ATGGCCAAGACCGCAACCCGACCGAAACCCGCCAACTCGAAGAAGACCAATGCCGCCGGGCCGGCAACGCCTGACGGCGCTGCCGACATCCGGATGATCCCGCTCAACCAGCTGGAGCCGAGCCCGCTCAACGTCCGCAAGGTTGCGGCAAGCGCCAGCGATGATGCAGAGCTCCTCGCCAGCATCCGCGAGACCGGCATCAAGCAGAACCTGGTGGTTCATGCGCTGTCAGAGACACGTTTTGCGGTCGATGCTGGCGGCCGTCGCCTCAAGGCGTTGAAGCAGCTCGCCGATCACGGCGTCATCCCGGCCGATCATCCTGTGCCCTGCCTCGTCGAGGACGAGCGCAATGCTGTCCTCACCTCCGCAACGGAAAACCTCCAGCGCGCGGCGATGCATCCCGCTGATCAGTTCGAGGCTTTCGACAAGATGATCGGCGAGGGGCGCAGCGAAGACGAGATCGCCCTGAAATTCGGCGTCTCCGTCGACCTGGTGCGCCGTCGGCTCAAACTCGCCCGTGTCGCGCCCGAAATCATTGAGCAGTTTCGTGCCGGTGATCTGACCCTCGAATGCGTCATGGCCTTCACGCTGACGGACGATCATGATCGCCAACTTGCGGTCTGGAACGTGGTAAAGGGCGGCTATCACATCCATCCGCAAAGCATCAAACGCCAGCTGACTGAGTCCGCGCATTCGGCGAATTCGGCCCTGGGGCGCTTTGTCGGCATCGAAGCATACGAGGCGGCGGGCGGTGTTTTGCTGCGCGATCTCTTCGACGATCGTGCCAGCGCCCATATGGAAAACCCCGACCTTCTGGAGCGCCTCGCCATCGAGAAGCTGCAGACAGCGGCCAAACCCTTCGAGACGGCGTGGAAATGGGTCGAGGTGCATCTCTCGGTGGATTACGGCGCGTTTCGTAGTTTCGGGCGGGTCTATCCGCAGGATGTCGAGCCGGATCCGGATTTGCTGGCCGAGGAGGAACGTCTCATCGCGCGCGAGGAAGAACTGGCGGCGCAGAATGACGGCGAGGATTGGACTGACGCTGAAACGGAAGAATACTACGCCATTGAGCCGCGCCTCCGCGAGATCGAAGCCCTGCAGCGCGAACGGCTGCCTTACGCGGACGAAGATCGCGCTATCGCTGGCGTGGTTCTGACCATCGGTCACGATGGGGCTCTGCGTGTCGAGAAGGGTCTGGTGCGGCCCGAGGATATTCCAGCCGCGCCCGAGCCCGACGAGACCACCGCAGATGCAGATGGCGCGCCCTCCCCTGCCCGCCCACACGTAACGCCGCCGACCTCCTCCACGCCGGTGCCGAGCTCCGACCCGGCCGCGACTTTGCGCAAAGCGGACGGGATTTCGGCGAGCCTCGCCGACGATCTGCGCGCGACGCGCCAGCACATCCTCAGGGCACATCTGGCGGCGGATTTCGAGGTGGCGTTCGATGCGATGCTCTACGCGCTCTGCGAACAGGCTTTGGGGCGGTCCTACAACAACGAGGCGCTCGACATCTCGATCCGGCCTTTCCAGGCGCAAAACCGCGAGGTGCTGCATGCGGACACCGTTGCCCAGAAGATGCTCGAGGCGCTGGAACAGGACCTCGCCACCGACTGGATGAAGCTGGAGAAACCCAAGGACTTCCAGGCGATGTCGGCGCTGCCTATCGCGGACAAGCAGGCGCTTTTCGCCTGGGCGGCGGGTCTCGCGGTCAAGCCGCAGCTCTCCTCCGACAATCGCCCCTCCCCGATCATCGAGGAGTTCGGCGCGCGGCTCGACGTCGATGTGGCGGCTTGCTGGCGCCCGACGGCACAAAACTACTGGGGTCGGGTCAACAAGGGTCATGCGGTGGCCACGGCACGCAAGCTGATCGGAGACGACTACGCCGAGGATCGCAATCGCGAGCGCAAGGGCGATATCGCGGCTGCGATGGAGCGGGCTTTCGCGGAAACGGCGGGCGAAACGGAAGGCTTCGAAGCCGCGACGGCTGCAAAGACTACGCGTTGGCTGCCCGAGGGGATGGTGTTTGCCGGTGCGACGGAGGCCGAAGCCAAAATGATTGGCGATGCGTCCGAGGCGGAGGAAGACGACGTGCCCGCCGCAGACGGTCTGGCCGAGGCGGAGAACGATGAACCGTCGTCCTTGCCCGCCTTTCTCAGCGGGGATGCGGCCTGA
- the pcaG gene encoding protocatechuate 3,4-dioxygenase subunit alpha, with amino-acid sequence MPQELAYLKESASQTAGPYVHIGLAPGAAGFDIYRQELGHDITGRNAKGERIRVEGRVIDGMGAPIKDVLLEVWQANAEGHYAHPEGGGDVEDGFRGWGRVISDFETGEWSFETVKPGTTKGRNVGTQAPHLNFWIVARGINIGLNTRMYFGDEAQANTADPVLNLIEWKHRRATLIAERSETDGLPTYRFDIQLQGENETVFFDV; translated from the coding sequence ATGCCTCAAGAACTCGCCTACCTGAAAGAATCCGCCTCCCAAACCGCCGGTCCCTACGTCCATATCGGCTTGGCACCAGGTGCCGCAGGATTTGACATCTACCGCCAGGAGTTGGGTCACGACATCACCGGCCGGAACGCGAAGGGCGAACGCATCCGCGTCGAAGGCCGCGTGATCGACGGCATGGGCGCACCGATCAAAGACGTACTGCTCGAAGTATGGCAGGCCAATGCCGAGGGGCACTACGCCCACCCCGAAGGCGGTGGCGACGTCGAAGATGGCTTCCGTGGCTGGGGTCGGGTCATTTCCGATTTCGAGACGGGTGAGTGGTCATTCGAAACGGTAAAGCCCGGGACAACCAAGGGCCGCAACGTGGGCACACAGGCCCCGCACCTGAACTTCTGGATTGTCGCGCGCGGCATCAATATCGGGCTCAACACCCGAATGTACTTCGGAGACGAGGCACAAGCCAATACCGCCGACCCGGTCTTAAATCTAATCGAATGGAAACACCGCCGCGCCACCCTGATCGCCGAACGCAGTGAAACGGACGGCCTGCCCACTTACCGCTTTGACATTCAGCTTCAGGGTGAGAACGAAACGGTGTTCTTTGATGTCTGA
- a CDS encoding 3-keto-5-aminohexanoate cleavage protein yields MSDPCIICVAITGSLPTKANNPAVPITVAEQVESTHEAFEAGASIVHAHVRNDDETPSSDPEKFARLKEGLEKHCPGMIIQFSTGGRSGAGHTRGGMLPLAPDMASLSVGSNNFPTRVYENPPDLVDWLASEMKAHDVKPEIEAFDLSHIFQAAKMHADGRIKDTPYVQFVMGVKNAMPVDRDVFDFYIKTVKRLFGEATPWCAAGIGAQQSTLNDWAVSSGGHARTGLEDNVRLDRNTLAPSNAALVRRVVELCETYERPVATWSQARRILGLKEVAA; encoded by the coding sequence ATGTCTGATCCCTGCATCATCTGTGTCGCCATCACCGGGTCGTTGCCGACAAAGGCCAACAACCCGGCGGTCCCCATAACCGTCGCCGAGCAAGTCGAAAGCACCCATGAAGCCTTCGAGGCCGGTGCCTCCATCGTTCATGCCCATGTGCGCAACGATGACGAGACGCCGTCCTCCGACCCCGAGAAGTTCGCACGCCTGAAAGAAGGGTTGGAGAAACACTGCCCCGGCATGATCATCCAGTTTTCCACTGGCGGTCGGTCAGGTGCAGGCCACACACGCGGCGGCATGCTGCCGCTAGCACCTGATATGGCGTCCCTGTCGGTAGGGTCGAACAACTTCCCCACGCGGGTCTATGAAAACCCGCCCGATCTGGTCGACTGGCTCGCGTCCGAGATGAAGGCGCACGATGTGAAGCCGGAGATCGAGGCCTTCGATCTGAGCCACATCTTTCAGGCGGCGAAGATGCATGCCGACGGGCGGATCAAGGACACACCCTATGTGCAGTTCGTCATGGGCGTAAAAAACGCCATGCCGGTCGACCGCGACGTGTTCGATTTCTACATCAAGACCGTCAAGCGACTTTTTGGAGAAGCCACACCTTGGTGCGCGGCCGGGATAGGTGCCCAGCAATCGACGCTGAACGACTGGGCCGTGTCCTCCGGCGGTCATGCCCGTACGGGGCTTGAGGACAATGTACGGCTTGATCGCAACACGCTGGCACCATCTAACGCAGCGTTGGTGCGCCGGGTGGTCGAGCTCTGCGAGACATACGAACGCCCAGTGGCCACATGGAGCCAGGCCAGAAGGATACTGGGACTGAAGGAGGTCGCCGCATGA
- the pcaH gene encoding protocatechuate 3,4-dioxygenase subunit beta has product MTQPGEFYQRDRSIQPPAFTPDYKTSVARSPRYSMISLQNSVSEITGPRFGHNDIDAGDNDLLTNYAKAGESPIGERIILHGRVLDENARPIPYTLVEIWQANAGGRYRHKKDTYLAPIDPNFGGCGRTLTDENGYFFFRTVKPGAYPWRNMVNNWRPAHIHVSVFGSGFVQRLITQCYFEGDPLIPICPIVQTIPDPDAVEQLTAKLDLNATVPLDSIAYKFDIVLRGRRSTLFENRLEGN; this is encoded by the coding sequence ACCGGACTACAAGACGTCCGTGGCACGCAGCCCGCGCTACTCAATGATCTCGTTGCAGAATTCCGTCTCTGAAATCACCGGACCGCGCTTCGGCCACAATGACATCGACGCCGGCGACAACGACCTGCTGACCAACTACGCAAAGGCCGGCGAAAGCCCGATCGGCGAGCGGATCATTCTGCACGGCCGGGTTCTGGACGAGAACGCCCGCCCCATCCCCTACACGCTGGTCGAGATCTGGCAGGCCAATGCAGGCGGGCGCTACCGCCACAAGAAGGACACCTATCTTGCCCCGATCGATCCCAACTTTGGCGGCTGCGGACGCACGTTGACCGACGAGAACGGATATTTCTTCTTCCGCACGGTCAAGCCCGGTGCCTACCCCTGGCGCAACATGGTCAACAACTGGCGTCCCGCCCACATTCACGTGTCGGTATTCGGCTCGGGCTTTGTGCAGCGGCTCATCACCCAGTGCTATTTCGAAGGCGATCCACTGATCCCAATCTGCCCAATCGTGCAGACGATCCCGGACCCGGACGCCGTCGAGCAGCTCACCGCCAAGCTCGACCTGAACGCGACCGTGCCGCTCGACAGTATTGCCTACAAATTCGACATCGTGCTGCGCGGTCGCCGCTCGACACTCTTTGAAAATCGTCTGGAGGGGAACTGA
- a CDS encoding DUF6878 family protein: protein MTQETDFYAQMLESQRRAAEQRVETRAALLTELRALGVTSIEVQYEGYGDSGNVEDVVVSPDTITLPEGLRRRVEDFGWDFAYALSPGFENNEGGYGELTWAIEADKIDVRHSNRYIVTDTTEHEGL, encoded by the coding sequence ATGACACAAGAGACTGATTTCTACGCGCAGATGCTCGAATCTCAGAGACGTGCTGCCGAACAGCGGGTCGAGACCCGTGCAGCCCTTCTCACAGAACTGCGCGCGCTCGGTGTTACGAGCATCGAGGTGCAATACGAAGGCTACGGCGATTCCGGCAATGTCGAGGATGTCGTCGTGAGCCCTGACACGATCACCCTGCCAGAAGGCCTGCGACGCCGGGTCGAAGACTTCGGCTGGGACTTCGCCTATGCGCTGAGCCCCGGCTTCGAGAACAACGAAGGTGGCTATGGCGAACTGACCTGGGCGATTGAGGCGGACAAGATCGATGTCCGCCACTCGAACCGCTATATCGTGACCGACACCACCGAACACGAGGGGCTCTGA